The sequence GACGTTCCTCCCCTGCATGCCCCGATCGTCGGGCAGCTTCAGGTTTCCGCGATACGCGCCGCGACCGCCGCCCCGAAAGCGTCCGTTCCAAGCGTGCCGCCCGTATCCCGGGTCCGGGTCTCCGCTTTGGCGACACAGTGCATGACCGACTTTTCGATAGCGCCCGCAGCTTGCCTGAGGGCATTGCTGTCGTTTCGCTCCGCCAACCAGTCCAGCAGCATACCCGCCGAAAGCATGACCGAGCTCGGGTTGGCGAGGTTTTTCCCCGCAATATCGGGGGCCGATCCGTGCGCTGCCTGCGCCACCGCATTGTTCGATCCGGCATTCAGAGAACCGGCAAAGCCCAGTCCGCCGGCAAGTTCCGCCGCTTCATTGGAAAGGATATCGCCAAACATGTTCGAGGTGACAACCACGTCGAACGCTCCCGGACGGCGGACCAGATGAGAGGCCATGGCATCGACCAGAACCTCGTCGATCGCGATCTCGGGAAAGGCTGCCGCCCCTTCCTTCACGGCCTCGAGGAACAGGCCGTCGCTCAGCTTCAGCACGTTGGACTTGGTCACGATCGTGAGCTTCCTGCGCCGGGTCATCGCGAGTTCCGCCGCCGCCCGCCCGATCCGCGTCGCTCCCGCCCGGGTGATCTTGCGGACCGCCATGGCCATGTCCTTGTCGGGCATGAACTCGCCGCTGCCGGCGAACATCGTGCGGTCGGCGTAGAAGCCCTCGGTATTCTCGCGGACGATCACGAGATCCATGTCCTTCACCAGGGCCGCTTCGTTGCCGACGGAACGGCTCGGCCGGATGTTGGCAAACAGGTCCATCCGGCGGCGGAATTCGGCGGACGGATTGAGGCCGCCCTGCGCCGCCGGCGGATAGGTCGCGGTGGAGACAGGTCCGAGAACGACCCCGTCCGCCTCGAGCGCGCGCTGGAACACTTCATCTGGCAAGGTTATCCCGTGCCGCCTGAGCGCGGCCTCGCCGATCTCGTGCTCCTCGAAATCGAGATCAAGCCCGAACCGCTCCGATGCGGCGCGCAGGACCGTCTTTGTCGCCTCGACGATTTCCGGGCCGATGCCGTCGCCCGGCAGGATCACGAGCTTCATGAGTTTCCCCTACCTTGTTGATCGCCGTTCACGCGGCTTTTTGAGAGTTCCCGGCCGTCAGAGTGACCGTCGCAGCATTTCTAGATAGCAAGAGTTGAAGGCTGCCGCGGCCTCGTACTGAACCCAGTGACCGACGCCGTCCAGCACCACGATCTCCGCTTGCGGATCCGCGGCGCGAATGTCCGCGTTCCGTCGCTCCAGCATGCCCGCCGCTGTGACATCCTGCGCGCCCCAGATCGCGTTCCGCCGTCCCCGGATGCGCGGCAACGAGCGCAGAACCGTGTCGGACAGAGAAAAAGGCCGCGAACGAAAGCGTGCCCTTTCCGTATTCGACAACTGGATATCGATCGCCAATTCATCGACTTTCGACGGATCGGCGAACATCAACACTTCCAGATTGTTGCGGGCCGCCGCCCGGCGCGCAGGCTGGTCCATATCCGAAGTGATCTTCACCAGACCTTCCGTCGGACGTTCCCGCGGGCCGAAGCCGGCCGCGCCGACCAGCGTGAAACTGAGCACCCGATCCCCGAATTCGACGGCGACGAGGCTTCCCGGAACGGCGCCGAACGAGAA comes from Nisaea sediminum and encodes:
- a CDS encoding isocitrate/isopropylmalate dehydrogenase family protein — its product is MKLVILPGDGIGPEIVEATKTVLRAASERFGLDLDFEEHEIGEAALRRHGITLPDEVFQRALEADGVVLGPVSTATYPPAAQGGLNPSAEFRRRMDLFANIRPSRSVGNEAALVKDMDLVIVRENTEGFYADRTMFAGSGEFMPDKDMAMAVRKITRAGATRIGRAAAELAMTRRRKLTIVTKSNVLKLSDGLFLEAVKEGAAAFPEIAIDEVLVDAMASHLVRRPGAFDVVVTSNMFGDILSNEAAELAGGLGFAGSLNAGSNNAVAQAAHGSAPDIAGKNLANPSSVMLSAGMLLDWLAERNDSNALRQAAGAIEKSVMHCVAKAETRTRDTGGTLGTDAFGAAVAARIAET
- a CDS encoding alpha/beta fold hydrolase, coding for MKILVMKSDFSGEGRMKEPLSPVALDPILQSGELRTTPCGDGRMVWRQWGSGPVVVLLHGGFGSWNHWCRNIVTLSREFTVIAPDLPGLGDSDRPGEPATAELLAEILGGGLKQILGPDQPFQLGCFSFGAVPGSLVAVEFGDRVLSFTLVGAAGFGPRERPTEGLVKITSDMDQPARRAAARNNLEVLMFADPSKVDELAIDIQLSNTERARFRSRPFSLSDTVLRSLPRIRGRRNAIWGAQDVTAAGMLERRNADIRAADPQAEIVVLDGVGHWVQYEAAAAFNSCYLEMLRRSL